CCCAAGAGCTGCTCTCGATGTGTGTGGGCCACCGGATCGAGAAGGTGCGCCATCTGGTGCCCGGCGGCGACGGTCACACGTGGGAGGTGGACGTCTTCAGCGGCGCCAACGCAGGGCTCACGGTGGCGGAGATCGAGCTCCAAGACGCTGACGAGCCGCTCACATTACCCCCGTGGGTGGGTCGTGAAGTAACAGGCGACGCCCACTATTACAACTCCGCGCTCTCCACCCGACCGTACACGGAGTGGGCATAGTGAGACGAGAAAGCGAAAAGTCCTGCCGGCGGGAGCATGTCTCCTACCAGCAGGACTTTTTGCTAACCACGCCTCAAGTCGAACGAAAGAGATCTCGAGCGTTGACTGTGATTAATGATGTCAGTCATAGAGCCACTATATACGTGTATCTGAAAATCATTCCCATCTCTCGATGAAGACCCCTTCACGTGGCAATGGCCGTGGCAACGCACGATCACTTGCTGATACTTATAGCGTTGTTTGTGGAGCTGGAGAGAGTCGAACTCTCGTCCAAACGAGGAATTGATCCGCTTTCTACATGCTTATCTCTGCCTTCATTTTCGTGCTGCGGCAAGACCAGAGCCACCAACCGCAACCTTATTCCCTAAAGTTTCACCTGACGTCCGGGACGTCCATCAGGCTATCTCCGAAATTGCTGCACCACCGATTCGGACGGCCTCGAAGCCACGGCTTCCGGGTGATGTCTCGTCCAAACACCTTGTGTAAGGATTAAGCCTTGACCTACTGTTCTTCAATCAGGCAGCGAGAGCGTAAGATTCTTCGCCAGTTAATTGTTCATCAGCCGAGATTTGAGTGCTGGCCAACGAGGCACTGCATGCTTACAAACCACTTCTACCCGCTGTCAAAACCGGTCAGCCCCGAAATGTGTTTGTACCTTGGAAAAAGCAGCCTTGATCTTGTCACTCCGTCGACGCCTCGACGTGGCTGGCTTTCTCTTTCAACGGGCGCAAAGATAGATTCTTTTGAATAACACGATCGCGGGGTCTGTGTGCTGCGCCTCGATCCGCATGTAGACTTTTCTTACTGCACACGGGGCTTTACACGAAAATCTTTTTCGGGCAAGTGCCTCGGAACCTCTTCGGCGTCGTACTTTTGGGGCCATAGAAATAACACCTATCCATTACACAGATCATGGTCTATCCATTCAAAACTCAGATTAAA
The sequence above is drawn from the Tannerella serpentiformis genome and encodes:
- a CDS encoding CYTH domain-containing protein, with the protein product MAQETERKFLVAGDFIPYATAAIPIAQGYLCTDPERTVRVRRAGDRAYLTIKSAPDERGWSRYEFEQPIPVDDAQELLSMCVGHRIEKVRHLVPGGDGHTWEVDVFSGANAGLTVAEIELQDADEPLTLPPWVGREVTGDAHYYNSALSTRPYTEWA